The Bacillota bacterium genome has a segment encoding these proteins:
- a CDS encoding ABC transporter permease, translating into MGGRSPLFLAFWLLGGLLLLFIALPIVELLLAQQPARLLAVAGMADVRAAVALSLEAAATTALLAGLLGTPLGYLLARRSFRGKRWLEALVDLPLAVPHTVAGIALLFAFGRTGPLGRLAALAGVRFWGSFAGVVVAMLFVSVPYMVNAAREAVAAVDPQLEMAARSLGAGPGAAFLEVTLPLAWRGIASGLVLTYARAIAEFGAVIVLAYYPETAPVKIYELFLSGGLADSAAAALLLLAVTLGSFVLLRALVGRALPAGSHPGRRP; encoded by the coding sequence GTGGGAGGGAGGTCGCCGCTCTTCCTGGCCTTCTGGCTGCTGGGCGGTTTGCTCCTCCTCTTCATCGCCCTGCCTATCGTGGAGCTCCTCCTCGCCCAGCAGCCGGCCCGGCTCCTGGCCGTGGCGGGGATGGCCGACGTGCGCGCGGCGGTGGCGCTCAGCCTGGAGGCGGCGGCGACGACGGCGCTCCTGGCCGGGCTGCTGGGCACGCCGCTGGGCTACCTGCTCGCCCGGCGCTCCTTCCGGGGCAAGCGCTGGCTCGAGGCGCTGGTCGACCTGCCGCTGGCCGTGCCGCACACCGTCGCCGGCATCGCCCTCCTCTTCGCCTTCGGCCGCACCGGGCCGCTGGGGCGGCTGGCGGCGCTGGCGGGGGTCCGCTTCTGGGGGAGCTTCGCCGGCGTGGTGGTGGCCATGCTCTTCGTCAGCGTGCCGTACATGGTGAACGCCGCGCGGGAGGCGGTGGCGGCCGTCGACCCGCAGCTGGAGATGGCGGCGCGCTCGCTGGGGGCGGGCCCGGGGGCGGCCTTCCTGGAGGTGACGCTGCCGCTGGCCTGGCGCGGGATCGCCTCGGGGCTGGTGCTGACGTACGCGCGCGCCATCGCCGAGTTCGGCGCCGTCATCGTCCTCGCCTACTACCCGGAGACGGCGCCGGTCAAGATCTACGAGCTTTTCCTCAGCGGCGGGCTGGCCGACTCGGCGGCGGCGGCGCTGCTCCTCCTGGCGGTGACGCTGGGCTCCTTCGTCCTCTTGCGCGCGCTGGTCGGGCGTGCTCTTCCGGCGGGGTCGCACCCCGGGCGGCGGCCGTGA
- a CDS encoding ATP-binding cassette domain-containing protein translates to MSGLEVGGLRVEVPGFRLGPLDLRLQAGEVLAVLGPSGAGKTLLLRTLAGFQAPARGRVRIAGRDVTGEPPERRRVGYVVQEYALFPHRTVLENVRFPLRFRDGREGRPRWTPEEALRLLGIESLADRRPATLSGGERQRVALARALVREPELFLLDEPLSALDAPARETLREELRAVLE, encoded by the coding sequence GTGAGCGGGCTGGAGGTGGGCGGCCTGCGGGTCGAGGTGCCCGGCTTCCGGCTCGGGCCCCTCGACCTGCGCCTGCAGGCGGGCGAGGTGCTGGCCGTGCTGGGGCCCAGCGGCGCCGGCAAGACGCTCCTCCTGCGCACGCTGGCCGGCTTCCAGGCGCCGGCGCGGGGGCGGGTGCGGATCGCCGGGCGGGACGTGACCGGCGAGCCGCCGGAGCGGCGGCGGGTGGGATACGTGGTCCAGGAGTACGCCCTCTTCCCGCACCGGACGGTGCTGGAGAACGTCCGCTTCCCCCTCCGCTTCCGCGACGGGAGGGAGGGTCGGCCGCGCTGGACGCCGGAGGAGGCGCTCCGCCTGCTGGGCATCGAGTCGCTGGCCGACCGCCGCCCGGCCACGCTGAGCGGCGGCGAGCGGCAGCGGGTGGCGCTGGCGCGGGCGCTGGTGCGCGAGCCGGAGCTCTTTCTGCTGGACGAGCCGCTCTCGGCGCTGGACGCGCCGGCGCGGGAGACGCTGCGCGAGGAGCTGCGGGCGGTGCTGGAA